One region of Carya illinoinensis cultivar Pawnee chromosome 8, C.illinoinensisPawnee_v1, whole genome shotgun sequence genomic DNA includes:
- the LOC122318973 gene encoding probable serine/threonine-protein kinase At1g54610, protein MGCVISREVSSGIISEAKEERTPNAPSNREVDDVSEGKVDRNVVEVDSGGKEEVEKEKDGGDGGQRLPRERRKSRANPRSSNLPKHSRGEQVAAGWPPWLTKVCGEALGGLIPRRADSFEKIDKIGQGTYSNVYKARDILTGKIVALKKVRFDNLEPESVRFMAREILILRRLDHPNVVKLEGLATSRMSSSLYLVFQYMEHDLAGLAASPGIKFTEAQVKCYVHQLLSGLEHCHNHGVLHRDIKGSNLLIDNGGILKIADFGLASIFDPNHKRPMTSRVVTLWYRPPELLLGATDYGVGIDLWSAGCILAELLAGKPIMPGRTEVEQLHKIYKLCGSPSDEYFKKLKLPNATLFRPREPYKRCIKETFKDFPPSSLPLIDTLLAIDPAERLTAMAALRSEFFTTEPYACEPSSLPQYPPSKEMDAKRRDDEARRLKAPSKVQAEGAKKTRTRGRAVRAFPAPEANAELQSNLDRRRLISHANAKSKSEKFPPPHQDGQLGFPLGASNRIDPAIVPRDVPFSSTSLTYSKEPLQTWSGPLGDTGRAHAPRRKKNAPGDERGTIKTRDRSS, encoded by the exons ATGGGATGCGTTATCAGTCGAGAAGTGTCATCAGGTATAATATCCGAGGCGAAGGAGGAGAGGACTCCAAATGCTCCGTCAAATAGGGAGGTAGATGATGTCTCAGAGGGGAAAGTAGATAGGAATGTTGTTGAGGTTGATAGCGGGGGGAAAGAGGAGGTGGAGAAGGAGAAGGATGGTGGTGATGGGGGTCAGCGGCTGCCCAGGGAGAGAAGAAAGTCTAGGGCGAATCCAAGGTCAAGTAATCTACCAAAGCACTCACGAGGAGAGCAGGTTGCAGCCGGATGGCCACCGTGGCTTACAAAAGTGTGTGGGGAGGCACTCGGTGGGTTGATTCCAAGAAGGGCGGACAGTTTCGAGAAGATTGATAAG ATTGGGCAAGGAACATATAGTAACGTGTACAAAGCTAGAGATATATTGACGGGTAAAATTGTTGCACTAAAAAAGGTTCGATTTGATAACTTGGAACCTGAGAGTGTGAGATTTATGGCTAGAGAAATTCTCATATTGCGGCGTTTAGATCATCCCAATGTTGTGAAGTTGGAGGGTTTGGCTACATCAAGGATGTCTAGTAGTTTGTACCTGGTCTTTCAGTACATGGAGCATGATTTAGCTGGACTTGCTGCTAGTCCAGGAATTAAATTTACAGAGGCTCAG GTCAAATGTTATGTGCATCAATTACTATCTGGACTTGAGCACTGTCACAACCATGGAGTGCTTCACCGTGACATTAAAGGATCAAATCTTCTTATTGACAATGGTGGGATACTAAAGATTGCTGACTTTGGGTTGGCTTCTATCTTTGATCCAAACCACAAGCGCCCCATGACTAGTCGAGTGGTCACACTTTGGTATCGACCTCCTGAACTCCTTCTTGGGGCTACCGATTATGGAGTGGGCATAGACCTATGGAGTGCAGGTTGCATTTTAGCTGAGTTATTGGCTGGGAAACCAATTATGCCAGGCCGTACAGAG GTTGAGCAACTGCATAAGATATACAAACTATGTGGCTCACCCTCAGATGAATACTTCAAAAAATTGAAGTTGCCTAATGCAACCTTGTTCAGGCCCCGAGAGCCTTACAAAAGATGCATTAAAGAGACGTTTAAAGACTTTCCTCCATCATCCTTGCCCCTTATTGATACTCTTCTTGCAATTGATCCAGCAGAACGGCTGACGGCCATGGCTGCATTAAGAAGTGAG TTTTTCACAACCGAACCTTACGCTTGTGAACCGTCTAGCCTCCCACAATATCCCCCCAGCAAGGAAATGGACGCTAAACGACGGGATGATGAAGCTCGGAG ATTAAAAGCTCCAAGTAAAGTCCAGGCTGAGGGTGCAAAGAAAACACGGACACGTGGTCGTGCTGTTAGGGCATTTCCTGCTCCAGAAGCCAATGCTGAGCTTCAGTCTAATCTTGAC AGAAGGCGTCTTATTTCTCATGCAAACGCAAAGAGCAAGAGTGAGAAGTTTCCTCCACCACACCAAGATGGACAACTCGGCTTCCCCTTGGGAGCATCAAATCGTATTGATCCTGCAATTGTTCCACGAGATGTCCCATTTAGTTCAACTTCATTAACTTACTCAAAAGAACCACTCCAAACATGGTCAGGTCCACTGGGTGACACGGGTAGAGCTCATGCTCCAAGGCGGAAAAAAAATGCTCCAGGTGACGAACGAGGAACCATCAAAACCAGAGACAGGAGCTCATGA